The genomic DNA GATAATTGACTGTAGAAATCTGATTTTCATCCAGAAAGTGATCCACAGCACGGCTAGAATTTAGCGTGTTACAGAACACCATCACTCTATTTCCCTTTGCCAAACTTGGCTCCAGAACCTGCCTTTTCATCACCATTTAAACCACAAAAAACTTGTTTGGTGAATTAACTTTGCTAAGTAAATTCTAATATAATCGtctaaaccaaaaaaatttagttgTGTTCAAAATGTAGGCTTCATAGACGGTAAAATTCATAGTGAAAAAGTGGAGGCTGTCACAGGCTCCCAAGACTGCAATCATGGACCAGAAGAACAAAACCAATAAGTTCGGGTGCATATGAAACCAACTCCAAGTAAGATAAGTTTCTGATGGCCCCTAGATTGTTTATAATGTGGTACTTTGGCATATTTGAGGCACATATCTTACGGactagaaatttattttttacttctaTTCTTGCAACCGAACAGGCGGTGTCAAGTTGGGTAGATGACATTACTTCAGCATTAACTTATATGTTACATGATGTAGAAGAGCAGTTTGGCCAGATATAAATGTCATCAATGTAACCGAAGTATTTGCACTTGCATGTGAGTATTTCACATTTTCATGTGTCTTCATTTAAAGTATAGAGAGTGAACTATTTACTTCAGATGATATAGAAAGATGTAAAAGCAGGGAATCCAACTTCATCAATACTATCATCAAGCACTATATATGTAGCACATCTGAAATATAACCATAACAAGCTCTTAATGAGATTATGCAACTATTACTACTAATCAAGTGTTTTGTACATATAACCATTACCGGTTGTtgataaatagaaaaaataggATAACTCACTACAGAAGTATACCTGTAACAAAGCTTCCAGCTTGTTTTCAGAACCTGAAAGTTTGATGAAATCATGGCGAGCAGATGCAACTTTCTTATGCAGTGTTGATGTGCGCAAATGTACAATGCCTTGACATTCCTCATCAATCAGCTTTTGCACTGCCTGCAAATGtcaaaaattaactttttttggGACAAAAATATGTGTAGAAGAAATTTCATTAGATTGCAACTGAAAAGGAAACCACTGAATCCTCCCCCCTCCATAGGTATGTATTGGAAACGATGAAATCAAAGattataaaaggaaaattataaaaattgttttaataaaaaaaccacAGAAAAGAGGACTCTAGTGATTTAATGTACAGTTTGCCTCCATCTGGTGTAACTAAAGGACATATTGTGAAATTCTTTAGTAAGTTGATCaatttaaatgataaaacaGGTTTATCCTTGGAACAATGAACAGTGCCATAAGTCTCAATATTTGATTTGAACAGAGCAATGAGCCAATGAGGGCTTTGGATGTTAAATCAGACCTCCTACATCTTCTAGTGCAGATACTAAATGGCCATTTGGACACCAAATGCATGCAAAATAATCAATACCCTTACCATTCATATGAAAAATCCAAAGCAAGTAATATGAAATAGAATCACAGCCAAAGCATCAATAAAATACTAATAGGaaaggggatttttttttttcttctcatacAACCTTGCTGCTTTAGAATTAGTTATCAAGATATACAGATGAACTTGACATAATTGCTTTAAAGATCAAATTAGGTTTACTTTATTTGCCAGAAAAAATGTTCTATTGATGATAGTAGAGATAATAAACAGTTTCATTTACAAGAAGATTACAGTGCAAGTCAGCATACCTGTGTCATTGTTGCAGTAACTAAAACAGTTTGAAACCCTTGGCCATCAGGCTTCGATGCACGATTTTTTAATGGGACAAGAAACTTCCGAATGTCAGGACCAAAGCCGCGATCAAACATGGTGTCAGCCTCATCCAACACCTACTAAAATATTACCACCATCATTAAGTGCACCACCTTACCAATAAGGACAAACTAGACTTTGCAGTTTTCTTAATTCTAAACTTCGATAGAAACATAGTATTGTGCACACATCCAAAATAGTAGAAAATTGTGCAGTCATATATATGAAACAACATGAATTTATATACTATGTGATACTCACCACATATTTAATGTCACCGTACACTATGTTTCCCTCTTCAATATGTTGAAGAACCCTACCAGGGGTCCCAACTACCATATCGATTGGGTTATTTAATGTATCCTCCTGGGGTCTTAGCCGGCCACCACCACTTACCATCGTACAACGGAATCGGGCATGATGACTGATAGACTTTGCAACCCGAAATACCTATAAAACCAATCCAACTTCAATTGCAAATCATAAGTCCACATAGAAAAGTTATCTTCACATCCTGAAGAAAGCACACAGATACCTGCTCAGATAACTCCCTTGTGGGGCATAGTACAACAGCTTGAGGACGCCTGGGCCTCATTAGTATACCGTGCAATTCCTCATCCCGTCTTAACaactacaaaatcaaaaaaattgacaagaaCATAACTTGGAATATTAAAATACTTCACAgggattttctgtttttctgaACCTAAGTGAATCTACAAGCAACAGAGAAGTGGGTCaagtaaaaatatcaaaaagccGTTACAGATAGAGAAACTTCAATCCACTCAATATGTATAATAGATTTTGTGAGAGGATGATGCTAAGGGAACACGTTCAAACCACCCAGCACAGCACATTCTGGGAATTGAACAAATTAAATGAGTCATACATAGTCACAAGATTCCATTTCAATGATGTGGATGCAAAAGCATGCCACAACCAGGGCACAAAACATAAAGCAAACACCAAAACCTTAAATGCCATACATAATCAACATTTAAGACAAACAAAATACGTAATAACTGAAAGCAAGCCCAAACCCAAGAATTTTATTGACCCATAAAGCAAAAAGTAACAACATACAGGACTTTGTTAAATAACAtgcaaatataaattaaaaggaaaaagaaaagcgaAGAACACGTACCTGAACAAGGGGCAGCATGTAAGCCAGAGTTTTGCCAGACCCAGTGTGAGAACCCAAAACCACACTCTTCCCTTCCAAGACAGCAGGGACCCCAATACACTGAATCTCAGTAGGAACCTCAATACCCATCTCCCTCACAGCCCCCATGACCTCCTCACTGAGACCCAACTCTTCAAAATTCCCAACAAccctcttctccttcttcttcttgttgggCCCATCCTCATTTTCAATCTCAGCAGTGCTGACTGGCTTTGGATTTCTAGTCTCTGGGGGTTTGGTAGCGCCCTTGAGGTGTCTCAGCCTCAGCCTCTCAAGGAGAATTGAGTGCTTCATTTGCTCTGGTTCATTGGTGGGAATAGTGGGAGTGATGGTGGTGGTGCATAGAGGCCTAAACCCTGGAAAAACCCTAGTGGGTTTGGACAGTTTGAGGAGTGGGAAACGTTTGGGTGCTGGAGAGAGGCGAGAGAGAGTGAAGAGGTATGAGGAGAGACTGGTGGAAAGGAGGGTTCTTGCTGTGCCTCCCATGGCTTTCCGATTATTGCAGGTtctattttttgtgtttgtgcCTTAGTGGGGATATTTGTATTTCTTGCAGCAGCACCTCTGTGCTGGTTTTCTGCAAAATGAATGAAATTGGTGCGAGTATGTATCCTCTAGGCCTCTACTGAATGATATTTTGGttctgataaaaataaaattactggTACAATTAGATAGATTGGGCCTTGCCCCCTCTTTCCTCGACGGGGGTATTCACTATTCACTACAATCTCAAGCCCAAAGAGAAGGGTCAGGAGAATTGAAAGATAGGGTTCCAGCAGGAAGTCCTTTGTTCGATCAATTTGTTTGGGCCTGGCCCTGTTTGGGTAGGGAGCTCTTGCCCCCTATCCCAATTGCAAGGAGAAGTTCTCGAGATCCTTAATTGTGGagattgcttttcttttcttttcttttcttttttttttttattttaatatattcaaatGAGGAAATTAATTATAAGGATGAGTCTTTCCCTTTCTTGAGCCGAATGAACTGAGAATGGGAGACAATTGAGAATACTTTCAAACACGAGGTGAGGAGTAACCCATTTAGCTAAAGAATGTGCATAAAAATTGGTACaccttaaaattttaatagcTTTTTAAACAGGaaaaacaagtaaattaagTCTAATATCAATTACTACATTAGCAAAGTTCCAATCCTTTAAAGGATAAGATTATCAACCCATACAAACTTGCTGGAGATTTCAATTCCTCTttcccacttttcttttttataaaagaaaaaataaactttaGTTCTACTACCCAATACCCATTAAACTTTAAGAGGTAACATTATTTTAAACATCTCAAACTAAAATCCCTTGTCAAATAAGGCACTCCATTaagaattaatataaaaatgaatagttattcttattATTCAGTTCGGTGACAACATACATGCTTTTTATTataattgaaccaaaattactaaaaaaaaaaaaatacattatttcttatatttttaatcctcaaattaaattaaaaaataaaaacacacattTGGTTAAAATGCAGTTAATGGTTGACCACCTATTGGGGTGACCAGCCTgcaaaatttgggggtggcacTCCTCCGGTGTGTCTCGTGGTGGGCCATCAAGATGCTCCGTACacattttggggtggccaagACTACTCCTGATGACGCTTGAATGTGGTATTGACAATAAAGTGGCAGTTTGAAAAGAATTTATGTACTTCtcccatttttcttcaaactaagtttgagaaaaaaaattttcaaatcaatttattaaattggcATTTGTATATGCAGTATatgacttcttcttcttcagttCTCCCTCTCTTATCCTCCTCCcatccctccctccctctcctcctcctccattcATGTTGGCCTCATTCGGTGGTTTTGTTGTTTCCTTATATTTGTTAACCCGTTTGTACATAGAGTATGTGATTTTTATAAGTGTTAATAGGTTTGTAGTAAGAAGATTAAAGGGAGAAGAGGAGGTTGTTGTATTATTCAGCTTGTACttaacctaatacaaacatcctaatatataggattaggaaaatatcacaatgaccaaactaccctcaaaccataatgacttactaaccctaataactcttctaacaatAAGCATCTTAGAAAATCATATGAATCTCATATTaaacatgcatataaaaattatatggtATTTGTTACAGCCCACATCTTCTTATCCTTCTTTATTTCTCCCTCCCCTCCTCCCGCTCCCTCCCTCCCCATACTATTATGTATATGCCAAAATATAGAAGTTACAAAGtaaagaattttttcttttctttttctgattgaCAAGGTGAATATTATAGGAAGCAGTAAGCACACCAGAACATGCACCAGAACTCCACAGcaagaataaatattttcaagCAACCATAGGAAAAATATCCTCAAAATAACTCCAATCGTATTTGAATATCATCTCACAAAGGAGAGATTATTACACCTCCATCTGGTGGAGTAAGATAAATCATAGAATGCAGATACACTAAAGTATAAAAAGTTGCATACTTTATATGCTACCGCTATAAAATCACTCGTAATATTCAGGTTTCAATACACCAATATAGGGCAAGTTCCTGTATATTTCTGCAAAGTCCATTCCATaacccactacaaaataatctGGACActgcaaaagaagaagaaaagaaaatacaaatcaatTTGCTTGGTAATTAGACCatgaaattcaataataatgCATTTACGTTTATGGCAGTTCAgaccaaaatcaaatatttcaaGAGTATACTATCTTAGTTTACCACAAGttttaatacattttatttGTGTGATTCAAAACAATATGCATCAAACACCTCCACTCCTGTGTATTTTAATATAAGGACCAGCCTTACAagtaaaactatatatatagcagcATCCAAACGCAACAACATATGGCATTACAAAGTACATGGATTTTCTCTTGATTTCTGAAGAAACTCTCGACCCCCCAAATGGgtttcccttcttttctttctcttaatttcattatttaattCCATGTCATAAAATGTGAACCAATAAGATAATTACAAAATAGATTAAATTGGAGAAAAAGTAGAGTATAAGcaacaaaaaacaccaaaatttttatttattgcaaCAGTAGGAAAAGCGCTAGTTACATCTATACTATcactccaaaaagactagttaAGTTATAATTGGAGCTCcttataattacttataaagtctAATCTCACTTAGTAAGGAACTAATGTGAGATTTAATTTCTACAAACACATTTATATTCCATCCACTCAACATGGGCAATCCATCTTTCTAATATAGAACTAACCTTTTAGGATGCCACAATTCTTCCTCCACCTTTTCCGAATAAGCAAGGacacataaattaataaaattttctgctcttattttattttgttttacttggTTTCCTTTTGAG from Corylus avellana chromosome ca6, CavTom2PMs-1.0 includes the following:
- the LOC132184606 gene encoding DEAD-box ATP-dependent RNA helicase 39 encodes the protein MGGTARTLLSTSLSSYLFTLSRLSPAPKRFPLLKLSKPTRVFPGFRPLCTTTITPTIPTNEPEQMKHSILLERLRLRHLKGATKPPETRNPKPVSTAEIENEDGPNKKKKEKRVVGNFEELGLSEEVMGAVREMGIEVPTEIQCIGVPAVLEGKSVVLGSHTGSGKTLAYMLPLVQLLRRDEELHGILMRPRRPQAVVLCPTRELSEQVFRVAKSISHHARFRCTMVSGGGRLRPQEDTLNNPIDMVVGTPGRVLQHIEEGNIVYGDIKYVVLDEADTMFDRGFGPDIRKFLVPLKNRASKPDGQGFQTVLVTATMTQAVQKLIDEECQGIVHLRTSTLHKKVASARHDFIKLSGSENKLEALLQVLEPSLAKGNRVMVFCNTLNSSRAVDHFLDENQISTVNYHGEVPAEQRVENLKRFKSDDGDCPTLVCTDLAARGLDLDVDHVIMFDFPSNSIDYLHRTGRTARMGAKGKVTSLVAKKDLLLATRIEEAIRKNESLESLTVDHVRRDVARAQITGKIGMNAKSVKLSNQNSKVAVTYQKKSSKVAVNYQKKNSKVAVNYQKKNSKVAVKATKASPAKFSKPAVKVLNSKNSSSASTSRKASSSGGKKQTASKKSSSVKSIASKLSVVGFRGRTSWSDKKKSLKSS